The Micromonospora sp. NBC_01740 genome includes a window with the following:
- a CDS encoding cystathionine beta-synthase: MRYYDNVVELIGNTPLVRLRNVTAGIQATVLAKVEYLNPGGSVKDRIALRMVEDAEKAGILQPGGTIVEPTSGNTGVGLALVAQLRGYRCVFVCPDKVSQDKQDVLRAYGAEVVVCPTAVAPEDPRSYYNVSDRLAREIPGAWKPNQYSNPANPRSHYETTGPELWEQTGGELTHFVAGVGTGGTISGIGRYLKEASEGRVKVVGADPEGSVYSGGTGRPYLVEGVGEDFWPETYDRGVADEIIEVSDKASFEMTRRLAREEGLLVGGSCGMAVVAALEVARKAGPDDVVVVLLPDSGKGYLSKIFNDTWMARYGFLDNSGTEPTVADALAGKPGGLPELVHVHPTETVRDAIDYMREYGVSQLPVLKAEPPVVTGEVAGSIAEKDLLDALFTGQAHLHDTIERHMAEPLPMIGGGQPVSEAVGLLEKSDAALVLVDGKPKGVLTRQDLLAHLGAR; this comes from the coding sequence GTGCGGTACTACGACAACGTCGTCGAGCTGATCGGCAACACCCCGCTGGTACGGCTGCGCAACGTCACGGCCGGGATCCAGGCCACCGTGCTGGCGAAGGTGGAGTACCTCAACCCGGGCGGCTCGGTGAAGGACCGGATCGCGCTGCGGATGGTGGAGGACGCGGAGAAGGCGGGCATCCTCCAGCCGGGCGGCACGATCGTCGAGCCGACCAGCGGAAACACCGGCGTCGGGCTGGCGCTGGTGGCGCAACTGCGGGGCTACAGGTGCGTCTTCGTCTGCCCCGACAAGGTCAGCCAGGACAAGCAGGACGTGCTGCGCGCGTACGGCGCGGAGGTGGTGGTCTGCCCGACCGCCGTCGCGCCGGAGGACCCGCGCTCCTACTACAACGTCTCCGACCGGCTGGCCCGGGAGATCCCCGGCGCGTGGAAGCCCAACCAGTACAGCAACCCGGCCAACCCGCGCTCGCACTACGAGACCACCGGCCCTGAGCTGTGGGAGCAGACCGGGGGCGAGCTCACCCACTTCGTGGCGGGCGTCGGCACCGGCGGCACCATCTCCGGCATCGGGCGCTACCTGAAGGAGGCGTCGGAGGGGCGGGTCAAGGTCGTCGGCGCCGACCCGGAGGGTTCCGTCTACTCCGGCGGCACCGGCCGGCCGTACCTGGTCGAGGGTGTCGGCGAGGACTTCTGGCCGGAGACGTACGACCGGGGTGTCGCCGACGAGATCATCGAGGTCTCCGACAAGGCGTCCTTCGAGATGACCCGGCGGTTGGCGCGCGAGGAGGGGCTGCTGGTCGGCGGCTCCTGCGGGATGGCCGTCGTGGCCGCCCTGGAGGTGGCCCGCAAGGCCGGCCCGGACGACGTGGTCGTGGTGCTGCTGCCGGACAGCGGCAAGGGCTACCTGTCCAAGATCTTCAACGACACCTGGATGGCCCGGTACGGCTTCCTGGACAACTCGGGCACCGAGCCGACGGTCGCCGACGCGCTCGCCGGCAAGCCGGGCGGCCTGCCCGAGCTGGTGCACGTGCACCCGACCGAGACGGTCCGCGACGCGATCGACTACATGCGCGAGTACGGCGTCTCGCAGCTCCCGGTACTCAAGGCCGAGCCCCCGGTGGTGACCGGCGAGGTGGCCGGCTCGATCGCCGAGAAGGACCTGCTCGACGCGCTCTTCACCGGCCAGGCGCACCTGCACGACACCATCGAGCGGCACATGGCCGAGCCGCTGCCGATGATCGGCGGCGGGCAGCCGGTGAGCGAGGCGGTCGGCCTCCTGGAGAAGTCCGACGCCGCCCTGGTGCTGGTCGACGGCAAGCCGAAGGGCGTCCTCACCCGGCAGGACCTGCTGGCCCACCTCGGCGCCCGCTGA
- a CDS encoding GNAT family N-acetyltransferase: MTVTLRPATVDDLMAVGALHQRSRVAAYASFLPARALADPTPEAMGAYWTERWTWERDEHRMTVAERAGRLVGFSYLGPDDEGDPVTGLLNAIHLEPAERGRGTGRTLMVDALDAMRARGWSRAVLWVLRDNAHARRFYERGGWTPTGTERDEHIGPAVTSQLRYARGL, encoded by the coding sequence GTGACGGTCACCCTGCGCCCCGCCACCGTCGACGACCTGATGGCGGTGGGCGCGCTGCACCAGCGTTCCCGGGTCGCCGCCTACGCGTCCTTCCTGCCGGCGCGGGCGCTGGCCGACCCGACGCCCGAGGCGATGGGCGCGTACTGGACCGAGCGGTGGACGTGGGAGCGGGACGAGCACCGGATGACGGTGGCCGAGCGCGCCGGCCGGCTGGTCGGCTTCAGCTATCTCGGCCCGGACGACGAGGGCGACCCGGTGACCGGCCTGCTCAACGCCATCCACCTCGAACCCGCCGAACGCGGCCGGGGCACCGGGCGCACCCTGATGGTCGATGCCCTGGACGCCATGCGCGCCCGCGGCTGGTCCCGCGCGGTCCTCTGGGTGCTGCGGGACAACGCGCACGCCCGGCGCTTCTACGAGCGCGGCGGCTGGACCCCCACCGGCACCGAACGCGACGAGCACATCGGCCCGGCGGTCACGTCCCAGCTCCGGTACGCCCGAGGGCTCTGA
- a CDS encoding ribonuclease Z: MSMRELVVLGTASQAPTRQRNHNGYVLRWDGEVILFDPGEGSQRQLLHTTVTATDLTRICVTHFHGDHCLGLPGTIQRLSLDRVPHPVAVHFPAGGAEYFARLRHAASFHETAELRVEPIESDGQRITLGVGTLEARRLRHPIETYGYRLVEPDGCRMLPERLAAYGIAGPAVGELIRVGHLDVDGRRVTRDEVSVPRPGQRFAFVMDTGLCDGVYALAEHADLLVIESTFLDSEAALAAEVGHLTAGQAARVAAESGVRRLVLTHFSQRYADPARFADEARAHFDGDLVIAEDLTTVQVPPRRVASAG, translated from the coding sequence GTGTCGATGCGCGAGCTGGTGGTGCTCGGGACGGCCAGCCAGGCCCCCACCCGGCAGCGCAACCACAACGGGTACGTGCTGCGCTGGGACGGCGAGGTGATCCTCTTCGACCCGGGCGAGGGCAGCCAGCGGCAGCTCCTGCACACCACGGTCACCGCCACCGACCTGACCCGGATCTGCGTCACCCACTTCCACGGCGACCACTGCCTCGGCCTGCCCGGCACCATCCAGCGGCTCTCCCTCGACCGGGTGCCGCACCCGGTGGCGGTGCACTTCCCGGCCGGCGGCGCGGAATACTTCGCGCGGCTGCGGCACGCCGCCAGCTTCCACGAGACCGCCGAGCTGCGCGTCGAGCCCATCGAGTCCGACGGGCAGCGCATAACGCTGGGCGTCGGCACGCTGGAGGCCCGCCGGCTGCGGCACCCGATCGAGACGTACGGCTACCGGCTCGTCGAGCCGGACGGCTGCCGGATGTTGCCGGAGCGGCTGGCCGCGTACGGCATCGCCGGGCCGGCGGTCGGGGAGCTGATCCGCGTCGGCCACCTCGACGTCGACGGGCGCCGCGTCACCCGCGACGAGGTGAGCGTGCCCCGGCCCGGGCAGCGGTTCGCCTTCGTCATGGACACCGGCCTCTGCGACGGGGTGTACGCCCTCGCCGAGCACGCCGACCTGCTGGTCATCGAGTCGACGTTCCTCGACTCGGAGGCCGCGCTGGCCGCCGAGGTCGGGCACCTCACGGCGGGCCAGGCCGCGCGGGTGGCGGCCGAGTCGGGCGTACGCCGGCTCGTGCTCACCCACTTCTCCCAGCGGTACGCCGACCCGGCCCGCTTCGCCGACGAGGCCCGCGCGCACTTCGACGGCGACCTGGTGATCGCCGAGGACCTGACGACCGTGCAGGTTCCGCCCCGGCGGGTAGCCTCGGCCGGGTGA
- a CDS encoding osmoprotectant NAGGN system M42 family peptidase, with product MSPRPLEIDLDYLRQVLMELLEIPSPSGRTDHVQQYVGERLSALGIPSTLTRRGALSACLPGPRSTGADRAIVVHTDTIGGMVKRLKENGRLELKTIGTHSARFAEGAHVRIFTDDLERVITGQVLPLKASGHRYNDDVDLQGVGWQHVEVRVDEPVEDIAGLRALGIDAGDFVAFLPNPTITPSGYVKSRHLDDKAGVAAVLTALKAMVDAGVRPAVTAHLLVTVTEEIGHGASHGLDPDVAEIVSVDAAVVAPGQQSREDAATLAMGDGVGPFDYHLTRNLASIAAEHGVDLVRDVFEYYRSDVAAAVEAGAHARVALLGFGVDATHGHERTHLEGLRQLTQLLCLYLQSDLVFPEWDAEPEGDLADFPSLAVQPASEEGPREGPIGIAENT from the coding sequence GTGAGCCCGAGGCCCCTGGAGATCGACCTGGACTACCTGCGCCAGGTGCTGATGGAGCTGCTGGAGATCCCGAGCCCGTCGGGGCGTACGGACCACGTGCAGCAGTACGTCGGCGAGCGGCTCTCCGCGCTCGGCATCCCCTCCACGCTGACCCGCCGCGGCGCGCTGAGCGCCTGCCTGCCCGGCCCCCGCTCGACGGGCGCCGACCGGGCGATCGTGGTGCACACCGACACCATCGGCGGCATGGTGAAGCGGCTGAAGGAGAACGGCCGGCTGGAGCTGAAGACGATCGGTACGCACAGCGCCCGGTTCGCCGAGGGCGCGCACGTGCGGATCTTCACCGACGACCTGGAGCGGGTGATCACCGGCCAGGTGCTGCCGCTCAAGGCCAGCGGCCACCGCTACAACGACGACGTGGACCTCCAGGGCGTCGGCTGGCAGCACGTCGAGGTCCGGGTCGACGAGCCGGTCGAGGACATCGCCGGGCTGCGCGCCCTCGGCATCGACGCGGGCGACTTCGTGGCGTTCCTGCCGAACCCGACGATCACCCCCAGCGGGTACGTCAAGTCCCGGCACCTGGACGACAAGGCGGGCGTGGCGGCGGTCCTCACCGCCCTCAAGGCGATGGTCGACGCCGGCGTACGCCCGGCGGTCACCGCGCACCTGCTGGTCACCGTGACCGAGGAGATCGGGCACGGGGCGTCGCACGGGCTCGACCCCGACGTGGCGGAGATCGTCTCCGTGGACGCCGCGGTGGTGGCGCCCGGCCAGCAGTCCCGCGAGGACGCGGCCACGCTGGCCATGGGCGACGGCGTGGGCCCGTTCGACTACCACCTGACCCGCAACCTGGCCTCGATCGCCGCCGAGCACGGGGTGGACCTGGTCCGGGACGTCTTCGAGTACTACCGCTCGGACGTGGCGGCGGCGGTGGAGGCCGGCGCGCACGCCCGGGTGGCGCTGCTCGGCTTCGGCGTGGACGCCACCCACGGGCACGAGCGCACCCACCTGGAGGGCCTGCGCCAGCTCACCCAGCTGCTCTGCCTCTACCTCCAGAGCGACCTGGTCTTCCCCGAGTGGGACGCCGAGCCGGAGGGCGACCTGGCCGACTTCCCGTCGCTGGCCGTGCAGCCGGCCAGCGAGGAGGGCCCCCGCGAGGGCCCGATCGGCATCGCCGAGAACACCTGA
- the ngg gene encoding N-acetylglutaminylglutamine synthetase, whose translation MTDTLATGAARTDRSRNSRRRERVGPGGDPMAPEPAEPPTREGDTDVVLDCGWGRLVFGQTFVDQAAVAAVLRSEAAGSRDICIYLRDPHVLVSRLPDELFIDPSLTYRLPLDGDRPTGDGDVPGLTIRPLADAADADAVNRIYARNGMVTAGVDVLVANARTDRFLHLVAEDATGEIVGTITGVDHVAVFDDPENGASLWCLTVDFNTAPPGTGQALITALAARLVERGRAYVDLSVLAENGGAIRLYERLGFYRTATLCVKRKNPINERLFLPAMPEGYDQLNPYARIVADEAMRRGIRVEVTDPAWGELRLSSGGRTVLTRESLSELTSAVAMSRCDDKRVTRRILTEAGLSVPRGRTATGGEDDVAFLAEVGRVVVKPARGEQGNGITVGVRTPEALAAAVELAARFCPDVLIEEMRAGEDLRVVVIDHEVVAAAVRRPASITGDGVHDIAELIERQSRRRAAATGGESRIPLDDMTRDVLAEAGHELHDVLPEGQVLAVRWTANLHTGGTIHDVTAELHPAIAEACVAASRALDIPVTGLDLLVGAPDHPEHVFIEANERPGLANHEPQPTAERFVDLLFPGTRAPQRLWTPAGPGGAA comes from the coding sequence GTGACCGACACCCTGGCGACCGGCGCGGCCCGGACCGACCGGTCGCGCAACAGCCGACGACGGGAGCGGGTGGGCCCCGGCGGCGACCCGATGGCGCCGGAGCCGGCGGAGCCGCCGACCCGGGAGGGCGACACCGACGTGGTGCTGGACTGCGGCTGGGGGCGGCTCGTCTTCGGGCAGACCTTCGTCGACCAGGCCGCCGTCGCCGCCGTGCTGCGCTCCGAGGCCGCCGGTTCCCGGGACATCTGCATCTACCTGCGCGACCCGCACGTGCTGGTGTCCCGGCTGCCCGACGAGCTGTTCATCGACCCGTCGCTGACCTACCGGCTGCCGCTCGACGGTGACCGTCCGACCGGCGACGGCGACGTGCCGGGGCTGACCATCCGCCCGCTGGCCGACGCCGCCGACGCGGACGCGGTCAACCGGATCTACGCCCGCAACGGCATGGTCACCGCCGGGGTCGACGTGCTCGTCGCCAACGCGCGCACCGACCGGTTCCTGCACCTGGTCGCCGAGGACGCCACCGGCGAGATCGTCGGCACCATCACCGGCGTCGACCACGTCGCGGTCTTCGACGACCCGGAGAACGGCGCCAGCCTGTGGTGCCTCACCGTCGACTTCAACACCGCGCCGCCGGGCACCGGCCAGGCGCTGATCACCGCGCTGGCCGCCCGGCTGGTCGAGCGGGGCCGGGCGTACGTGGACCTGTCCGTGCTCGCCGAGAACGGCGGGGCGATCCGGCTCTACGAGCGGCTCGGCTTCTACCGCACGGCGACGCTCTGCGTGAAGCGGAAGAACCCGATCAACGAGCGGCTCTTCCTGCCCGCCATGCCCGAGGGGTACGACCAGCTCAACCCGTACGCCAGGATCGTCGCCGACGAGGCGATGCGGCGCGGCATCCGGGTGGAGGTCACCGACCCCGCCTGGGGTGAGCTGCGGCTGAGCAGCGGCGGGCGGACCGTGCTGACCCGCGAGTCGCTGTCGGAGCTGACCTCGGCGGTGGCGATGAGCCGCTGCGACGACAAGCGGGTCACCCGCCGGATCCTCACCGAGGCGGGGCTCTCCGTGCCGCGCGGCCGGACCGCCACCGGCGGCGAGGACGACGTCGCCTTCCTCGCCGAGGTCGGCCGGGTGGTGGTGAAGCCGGCGCGCGGCGAGCAGGGCAACGGCATCACGGTGGGCGTACGCACTCCCGAGGCGCTGGCCGCCGCCGTCGAGTTGGCCGCCCGGTTCTGCCCCGACGTGCTGATCGAGGAGATGCGCGCCGGCGAGGACCTGCGCGTCGTCGTCATCGACCACGAGGTGGTGGCCGCCGCCGTCCGGCGCCCCGCCTCGATCACCGGCGACGGGGTGCACGACATCGCCGAGCTGATCGAGCGGCAGAGCCGCCGTCGGGCCGCCGCCACCGGTGGCGAGTCCCGCATCCCGCTCGACGACATGACCCGCGACGTGCTCGCCGAGGCCGGCCACGAGCTGCACGACGTGCTGCCCGAGGGGCAGGTGCTGGCCGTACGCTGGACCGCGAACCTGCACACCGGCGGCACCATCCACGACGTCACCGCCGAGCTGCACCCCGCGATCGCCGAGGCGTGTGTGGCGGCCAGCCGGGCGCTGGACATCCCGGTCACCGGGCTGGACCTGCTGGTCGGCGCCCCGGACCACCCGGAGCACGTGTTCATCGAGGCCAACGAGCGGCCCGGCCTGGCCAACCACGAGCCGCAGCCGACCGCCGAGCGCTTCGTGGACCTGCTCTTCCCCGGCACCCGGGCGCCGCAGCGGCTCTGGACCCCGGCCGGCCCGGGAGGTGCCGCGTGA
- a CDS encoding N-acetylglutaminylglutamine amidotransferase yields MCGLAGEFRRDGSRADVAAVERMAATMSDRGPDDSGVWAQGPTALGHRRLKIIDLSAASGQPLVDPGAGLTGVFNGCIYNYRELREELQAKGHRFFSSGDSEVVLKAYAEWGLDFVDHLIGMFAVAISERDTGRLVLARDRLGIKPLYLAETPGAVRFASTLPALLAGGGIDTGIDPVALAHYLSFHSIVPPPRTILRGVTKLPPATVRVYEADGRTSERVYWDPAFTRSAERAGWSEKDWQDALLESLTTAVRRRMVADVPVGVLLSGGLDSSLVVALLAGEGQRGLSTFSIGFDAVGGREGDEFRYSDLVAKTFDTDHHQIRVAAADLVPPLEAAVAAMSEPMVSHDCVAFYLLSEVVSQHVKVVQSGQGADEILGGYHWYPPLARVGRDRALDTYAGAFFDRDAAGLARVLNPAWLTDGDPAREFVAAHLGRAGAETAVDAGLRIDTQVMLTDDPVKRVDNMTMAHGLEARVPFLDHEFVELAASCPPELKLAQGGKGVLKEIGRRVLPHEVIDRPKGYFPVPGLTHLEGKLLDRVRDALSAPEARRRDLFRADYVDALLADPNAELTPLNGNKLWQLGLLEMWLQSHGIDSP; encoded by the coding sequence ATGTGCGGACTTGCGGGAGAGTTCCGCCGTGACGGCTCACGCGCCGACGTGGCAGCGGTGGAGCGCATGGCGGCCACGATGAGCGACCGGGGGCCCGACGACAGCGGCGTCTGGGCCCAGGGCCCGACGGCCCTCGGACACCGCCGCCTGAAGATCATCGACCTCTCCGCCGCGAGCGGGCAACCGCTGGTCGACCCCGGTGCGGGACTGACCGGCGTCTTCAACGGGTGCATCTACAACTACCGCGAGCTGCGCGAGGAACTCCAGGCCAAGGGCCACCGGTTCTTCTCCTCCGGCGACAGCGAGGTCGTGCTCAAGGCGTACGCCGAGTGGGGGCTCGACTTCGTCGACCACCTGATCGGCATGTTCGCCGTGGCGATCAGCGAGCGGGACACCGGCCGGCTGGTGCTGGCCCGGGACCGGCTCGGCATCAAGCCGCTCTACCTGGCCGAGACGCCCGGCGCGGTCCGCTTCGCCAGCACCCTGCCCGCGCTGCTGGCCGGGGGCGGCATCGACACCGGCATCGACCCGGTCGCGCTCGCGCACTACCTGAGCTTCCACAGCATCGTGCCGCCGCCGCGCACCATCCTGCGCGGCGTCACCAAGCTGCCCCCGGCGACCGTACGGGTCTACGAGGCGGACGGCCGCACCTCCGAGCGGGTCTACTGGGACCCGGCCTTCACCCGCTCCGCCGAGCGGGCCGGCTGGTCCGAGAAGGACTGGCAGGACGCCCTGCTGGAGTCGCTGACCACGGCCGTACGGCGGCGGATGGTCGCCGACGTGCCGGTCGGCGTGCTGCTCTCCGGCGGGCTGGACTCCAGCCTGGTGGTCGCCCTGCTCGCCGGCGAGGGCCAGCGCGGGCTGTCCACCTTCTCGATCGGCTTCGACGCGGTCGGCGGCCGGGAGGGCGACGAGTTCCGCTACTCCGACCTCGTCGCGAAGACGTTCGACACCGACCACCACCAGATCCGGGTGGCCGCCGCCGACCTGGTGCCGCCGCTGGAGGCGGCCGTCGCCGCGATGTCCGAGCCGATGGTCAGCCACGACTGCGTGGCGTTCTACCTGCTCAGCGAGGTGGTGTCGCAGCACGTCAAGGTCGTCCAGTCCGGCCAGGGCGCGGACGAGATCCTCGGCGGCTACCACTGGTACCCGCCGCTCGCCCGGGTCGGCCGGGACCGGGCGCTCGACACGTACGCCGGGGCCTTCTTCGACCGGGACGCGGCCGGGCTGGCCCGGGTGCTGAACCCGGCCTGGCTGACCGACGGCGACCCGGCGCGGGAGTTCGTGGCCGCGCACCTCGGCCGCGCCGGGGCGGAGACCGCCGTCGACGCCGGCCTGCGGATCGACACCCAGGTCATGCTGACCGACGACCCCGTCAAGCGGGTGGACAACATGACGATGGCGCACGGGCTGGAGGCCCGCGTGCCGTTTCTCGACCACGAGTTCGTCGAGCTCGCCGCGAGCTGCCCGCCGGAGCTGAAGCTGGCGCAGGGCGGCAAGGGCGTGCTCAAGGAGATCGGCCGCCGGGTGCTGCCGCACGAGGTCATCGACCGGCCGAAGGGCTACTTCCCCGTACCCGGCCTCACCCACCTGGAGGGCAAGCTCCTCGACCGGGTACGCGACGCGCTCTCCGCGCCCGAGGCCCGCCGCCGCGACCTGTTCCGCGCCGACTACGTCGACGCCCTGCTCGCCGACCCGAACGCCGAACTGACCCCGTTGAACGGAAACAAGCTGTGGCAACTCGGACTCCTGGAAATGTGGCTCCAGAGCCACGGAATCGACTCACCGTGA
- a CDS encoding YciI family protein: MAEYLIYFNQQWVGDHTEEWFRARGPLAMAVVDEMKAAGAYVFAGGLEEGDTPVFSADATSGSLVFTDGPYVETKEWLGGLTVVDVADVETARMWAGRLAEACGWPQEVRRFGHIPQPGDE, translated from the coding sequence ATGGCCGAGTACCTCATCTACTTCAACCAGCAGTGGGTGGGTGACCACACTGAGGAGTGGTTCCGCGCGCGCGGGCCACTCGCCATGGCGGTCGTGGACGAGATGAAGGCGGCCGGGGCGTACGTGTTCGCCGGGGGCCTGGAGGAAGGGGACACCCCCGTCTTCAGTGCCGACGCCACGAGCGGCTCATTGGTGTTCACCGACGGGCCCTACGTCGAGACCAAGGAGTGGCTGGGCGGGCTGACCGTGGTGGACGTGGCCGACGTGGAAACGGCCCGGATGTGGGCCGGCAGGCTCGCGGAAGCATGCGGCTGGCCCCAGGAGGTCCGACGGTTCGGCCACATCCCGCAACCCGGTGACGAGTGA
- the msrA gene encoding peptide-methionine (S)-S-oxide reductase MsrA, giving the protein MFLRRMKAELPTSDQALPGRLIAMPIADRHEVLGTPLKGPFPEGAQVAVFGMGCFWGAERLFWTLPGVITTSAGYAGGITPNPTYEEVCSGMTGHAEVVQVVYDPATISYEDLLKVFWENHDPTQGMRQGNDVGTQYRSTIYVTTDEQLATAQASRDAFAPIVARAGKGEITTEIDRLGEYYFAEDMHQQYLAPTKNPNGYCNHGPNGLSCPVGVARVPSDLH; this is encoded by the coding sequence GTGTTCCTGCGCCGCATGAAGGCCGAACTGCCCACCTCCGACCAGGCCCTGCCGGGTCGCCTGATCGCAATGCCGATCGCGGACCGGCACGAGGTGCTGGGCACCCCGCTCAAGGGTCCCTTCCCGGAAGGCGCCCAGGTGGCCGTGTTCGGCATGGGCTGTTTCTGGGGCGCCGAGCGGCTGTTCTGGACGCTGCCGGGTGTGATCACCACGTCCGCCGGCTACGCGGGCGGCATCACGCCGAACCCGACGTACGAGGAGGTGTGCTCGGGGATGACGGGGCACGCCGAGGTGGTCCAGGTGGTCTACGACCCCGCCACGATCAGCTACGAGGACCTGCTGAAGGTCTTCTGGGAGAACCACGATCCGACCCAGGGCATGCGCCAGGGCAACGACGTGGGCACCCAGTACCGGTCGACGATCTACGTGACCACGGACGAGCAGCTCGCCACCGCCCAGGCGTCCCGGGACGCGTTCGCACCGATCGTGGCGCGGGCCGGCAAGGGCGAGATCACCACCGAGATCGACCGGCTCGGCGAGTACTACTTCGCCGAGGACATGCACCAGCAGTATTTGGCGCCCACGAAGAACCCGAACGGTTATTGCAACCACGGCCCGAACGGGCTGAGCTGCCCGGTCGGCGTCGCCCGGGTGCCGTCCGACCTGCACTAG
- a CDS encoding HIT family protein, with protein sequence MSGCVFCGIVAGETPAFRVADEPDGVAFLDTRPVFKGHVLVVPRTHLIALADLPAEALAGYFGLVRRLAVAVETGTEAGGTFVAMNNKVSQSVPHLHTHVVPRTKGDGLRGFFWPRTRYADDAEAETYAARITAAL encoded by the coding sequence ATGAGCGGGTGCGTGTTCTGCGGGATCGTGGCCGGCGAGACTCCCGCCTTCCGGGTCGCCGACGAGCCCGACGGGGTGGCGTTCCTGGACACCCGGCCGGTCTTCAAGGGGCACGTGCTGGTGGTGCCGCGCACGCACCTGATCGCCCTGGCCGACCTGCCCGCCGAGGCGCTGGCCGGCTACTTCGGCCTGGTGCGGCGGCTCGCGGTCGCCGTGGAGACCGGCACGGAGGCCGGCGGGACGTTCGTGGCGATGAACAACAAGGTCTCCCAGTCCGTCCCGCACCTGCACACGCACGTCGTGCCGCGCACGAAGGGCGACGGCCTGCGCGGCTTCTTCTGGCCGCGCACCCGCTACGCCGACGACGCCGAGGCCGAGACCTACGCCGCCCGCATCACCGCAGCCCTCTGA
- a CDS encoding cystathionine gamma-synthase — protein MSHGFDTLAIHAGQDPEARTGAVIPPIYQTSTYAQDAVGAPRLGYEYSRSGNPTRDALQECLAALEGGPVGLAFASGLAAEDTLLRTVCKPGDHVVIPDDAYGGTYRLFARVAERWGLDFTPAKVSDPDAIRAAVEPGRTRIVWVETPTNPLLGIADIAALAGVAHDAGALLVVDNTFASPYLQQPIAHGADVVVHSTTKYIGGHSDVVGGALVAADAGLGEELRYHQNAMGAINGPFDAWLTLRGIKTLGVRMDRHCDNAERIAAYLDGHAKVGQVIYPGLPAHPGHEVAAKQMRRFGGMISFRAAGGEEHAVEICNRTKLFILAESLGGVESLIEHPGRMTHASAAGSPLEVPGDLVRLSVGIETVDDLLADLEQALG, from the coding sequence ATGAGTCACGGCTTCGACACGCTCGCCATCCACGCCGGCCAGGACCCCGAGGCCCGCACCGGCGCGGTGATCCCACCGATCTACCAGACCAGCACCTACGCCCAGGACGCCGTCGGCGCGCCCCGGCTGGGCTACGAGTACAGCCGCTCCGGCAACCCGACCCGCGACGCCCTCCAGGAGTGCCTCGCCGCGCTGGAGGGCGGCCCGGTCGGGCTCGCCTTCGCCAGCGGCCTGGCCGCCGAGGACACCCTGCTGCGTACCGTCTGCAAGCCGGGCGACCACGTGGTGATCCCCGACGACGCGTACGGCGGCACGTACCGGCTCTTCGCCCGGGTGGCCGAGCGCTGGGGGCTGGACTTCACCCCGGCGAAGGTCTCCGACCCCGACGCGATCCGGGCCGCCGTCGAGCCGGGCCGGACCCGGATCGTCTGGGTGGAGACGCCCACCAACCCGCTGCTCGGCATCGCCGACATCGCCGCGCTGGCCGGCGTCGCGCACGACGCGGGCGCCCTGCTGGTCGTCGACAACACGTTCGCCTCGCCGTACCTCCAGCAGCCGATCGCGCACGGCGCGGACGTGGTGGTGCACTCGACCACCAAGTACATCGGCGGCCACTCCGACGTGGTCGGTGGCGCGCTGGTCGCGGCCGACGCCGGGCTCGGCGAGGAACTGCGCTACCACCAGAACGCGATGGGCGCGATCAACGGGCCCTTCGACGCGTGGCTGACCCTGCGCGGCATCAAGACCCTGGGCGTACGCATGGACCGGCACTGCGACAACGCCGAGCGGATCGCGGCCTATCTGGACGGGCACGCCAAGGTCGGTCAGGTGATCTACCCGGGGCTGCCCGCGCACCCGGGCCACGAGGTGGCCGCGAAGCAGATGCGCCGCTTCGGCGGCATGATCTCGTTCCGGGCCGCCGGCGGCGAGGAGCACGCCGTCGAGATCTGCAACCGGACGAAGCTCTTCATCCTCGCCGAGTCGCTCGGCGGCGTGGAATCCCTGATCGAGCACCCGGGCCGGATGACACACGCAAGTGCTGCCGGCTCGCCGCTTGAAGTTCCCGGCGATCTCGTGCGACTGTCTGTCGGCATCGAAACGGTCGACGACCTGCTCGCCGATCTGGAGCAGGCGCTGGGCTGA